In a single window of the Pontibacter russatus genome:
- a CDS encoding thioredoxin domain-containing protein, producing MAEDRKPNRLLNESSPYLLQHAYNPVDWYPWGEEALQKAKQEDKPIIVSIGYAACHWCHVMEHQSFEKEEIAAVMNEHFVCIKVDREERPDVDAVYMDAVHAMGLQGGWPLNVFLNSDAKPFYGGTYFPPQQWVGLLQNIAEAYKKTRQELDKSADQFAEHLNRSELERYGLRESNFHVREDDFKLMGYNFSTRFDRKLGGMGQAPKFPMPTNYLFLLRYHHHTSDQTALNQVHLTLREMAYGGIYDQAGGGFARYSVDAEWLVPHFEKMLYDNGQLVTLYAEAYQATRETLYHEVVYETIAFVERELMSPEGGFYSSLDADSEGEEGRFYTFTKDELHEILGSEEPLFSKYYHATAAGNFEHGRNILHRRSSDEEFAKAHELEVEVLQDMVQNWKRKIMEVRATRVRPGLDDKILTSWNALMLKGLVDAYYVFGNDHFLQLALRNANFLLQNLKKGDRLFHNYKAGKATIDGFLEDYAYLIRAFTRLYEVTFDEQWLQQARQLTDYTLKHFFDEAEGLFFFTDQSSEKLIARKKEIIDNVTPASNSVMATNLHFLGLYFDEERYTALSNEMLAKVKDLLVKEPSHLSNWASLYFYKLTPTAEVAIAGEEASGMRDELSAFYLPNMILLGSSNGQSSLALLEDKVAINGETTIYVCYNKTCQLPVHDAASVLEQLQGMQQNPKFPPL from the coding sequence ATGGCAGAAGACAGAAAACCCAACCGCCTCCTGAACGAAAGCAGCCCCTACCTGCTGCAGCACGCCTACAACCCCGTAGACTGGTACCCCTGGGGCGAGGAGGCGCTGCAGAAAGCGAAGCAGGAGGACAAGCCCATCATCGTGAGCATCGGCTACGCCGCCTGCCACTGGTGCCACGTCATGGAGCACCAGTCGTTTGAGAAGGAGGAGATTGCGGCGGTGATGAACGAGCACTTCGTCTGCATCAAAGTGGACCGGGAGGAGCGTCCGGATGTGGATGCGGTATATATGGATGCGGTGCACGCGATGGGGCTGCAGGGCGGCTGGCCCCTCAACGTGTTCCTGAACTCTGATGCAAAGCCCTTCTACGGAGGCACCTACTTTCCGCCGCAGCAGTGGGTGGGCCTGCTGCAGAACATCGCCGAGGCCTATAAAAAAACCCGGCAGGAGTTGGATAAGTCGGCAGACCAGTTTGCAGAGCACCTCAACCGGAGCGAGTTGGAGCGATACGGGCTGCGCGAGAGCAACTTCCATGTGCGCGAGGACGATTTCAAGCTGATGGGCTACAACTTCAGCACCCGCTTCGACCGGAAACTCGGCGGCATGGGCCAGGCGCCCAAATTCCCGATGCCCACCAACTACCTGTTCCTGCTGCGCTACCACCACCACACCTCCGACCAGACGGCCCTGAACCAGGTACACCTGACCTTGCGCGAGATGGCCTACGGCGGCATATATGACCAGGCGGGAGGCGGCTTTGCCCGCTACTCCGTGGACGCCGAGTGGCTGGTGCCGCACTTCGAGAAAATGCTCTATGACAACGGCCAGTTGGTGACACTTTATGCCGAGGCCTACCAGGCCACACGTGAAACATTGTACCATGAGGTGGTATATGAAACCATCGCGTTTGTGGAGCGGGAACTGATGAGCCCGGAGGGCGGCTTCTATTCCTCCTTAGATGCCGACAGCGAAGGCGAGGAAGGCCGGTTCTATACCTTCACCAAAGACGAACTGCACGAGATACTGGGCAGCGAGGAGCCGCTGTTTTCTAAATACTACCACGCCACCGCAGCGGGCAACTTCGAGCACGGCCGCAACATCCTGCACCGCCGCAGCAGCGACGAGGAGTTTGCCAAAGCGCACGAACTGGAGGTAGAAGTGCTGCAGGACATGGTGCAGAACTGGAAAAGGAAAATCATGGAGGTACGGGCCACGCGCGTCAGGCCGGGGCTGGATGACAAAATCCTCACTTCCTGGAATGCGCTGATGCTGAAAGGGCTGGTGGACGCCTACTATGTTTTCGGCAACGACCATTTTCTGCAGCTGGCCCTGCGCAATGCGAATTTCCTGCTCCAAAACCTGAAAAAAGGCGACAGGCTCTTCCACAACTACAAAGCAGGCAAGGCCACAATAGACGGTTTCCTGGAAGATTATGCCTACCTCATCCGCGCCTTTACCCGGCTATATGAGGTGACCTTCGACGAGCAATGGCTGCAGCAGGCAAGGCAACTGACAGACTATACCCTGAAGCACTTCTTCGACGAGGCAGAGGGCCTGTTCTTCTTCACCGACCAAAGCTCGGAGAAACTCATTGCCCGAAAAAAGGAAATCATCGACAATGTGACGCCTGCCTCCAACTCGGTAATGGCAACCAACCTGCACTTCCTCGGGCTGTATTTTGATGAGGAACGCTATACCGCCCTCTCGAACGAGATGCTGGCGAAGGTGAAGGACCTGCTCGTGAAAGAGCCCTCCCACCTGAGCAACTGGGCCTCGCTTTATTTTTACAAACTCACGCCAACAGCCGAAGTGGCCATCGCTGGCGAGGAAGCCTCCGGGATGCGTGACGAACTCAGCGCATTTTACCTGCCCAACATGATTCTGCTGGGCAGCAGCAACGGGCAAAGCAGCCTGGCGCTGCTGGAAGACAAAGTGGCCATCAACGGTGAAACCACCATCTACGTTTGCTACAACAAAACATGCCAGTTGCCCGTGCATGACGCCGCCTCGGTGCTGGAGCAGTTACAGGGCATGCAGCAGAATCCAAAATTCCCGCCGCTGTAG
- a CDS encoding OmpA family protein: MALVFLLTASDQLFAQSSDQKTNLQIYGSALQYRGDMNNNDEYSDPEWGGGINLNRFISPSFDAGLQFTYGRPEIESSTLGQFEAKMGTAMLALRLKMYGTILKEDAFIGPYLQIAGGGAWANTDVTRADGSTQQDDKFFTSALKGGAGIRLRFSDAVSAFVETNYMIIGQDKIDGIEEGDNDRFLMHNVGLGFNLGKAKDTDGDGVPDRRDDCPDTPTGVQVDKNGCPIDTDADSVPDYQDECPTEAGTAATQGCPDKDGDGVADKDDRCPDQAGTAAMQGCPDADGDGVADDQDQCPDTPAGVQVGPDGCPVDSDGDGVPDNEDNCPTSPGTAETNGCPELDEATQRLLEEKVRFEFDQARVQDSYKQLLDSIVVALTNYPDHVLLIKGHADYIGSEEYNQALSEQRAEAVKEYLIEQGVQNPDRLVTKGYGETQPLVEVNERLSRRRTAEARAQNRRVGFELNTPDMQLDLE; encoded by the coding sequence ATGGCGCTGGTGTTCTTGCTTACGGCAAGTGACCAACTGTTCGCGCAGAGCTCAGATCAGAAGACAAATCTCCAGATATATGGAAGTGCCTTACAGTACAGGGGCGACATGAACAACAACGATGAGTACAGCGACCCCGAGTGGGGTGGAGGTATCAATCTGAACCGCTTCATCAGCCCTTCTTTCGATGCTGGATTGCAGTTCACGTATGGCAGGCCGGAAATCGAGTCGTCCACGCTGGGGCAGTTTGAGGCGAAGATGGGGACCGCCATGCTGGCCCTGCGCCTGAAAATGTACGGCACCATTCTGAAAGAGGACGCTTTTATCGGACCATACCTGCAGATTGCCGGTGGTGGCGCCTGGGCTAACACAGATGTAACCCGTGCTGACGGCTCAACGCAGCAGGACGATAAATTTTTCACGTCTGCCCTGAAAGGCGGCGCCGGTATCCGGCTGCGTTTCTCTGACGCCGTAAGCGCGTTTGTAGAGACGAACTATATGATCATCGGCCAGGATAAAATCGATGGCATCGAGGAGGGCGACAACGACCGCTTCCTGATGCACAACGTAGGCCTCGGCTTTAACTTAGGCAAAGCCAAAGACACTGACGGTGACGGTGTGCCGGACAGAAGAGACGATTGCCCTGACACCCCGACAGGCGTGCAGGTGGACAAAAACGGCTGCCCAATCGACACAGACGCTGACAGCGTGCCGGATTACCAGGATGAATGCCCGACTGAGGCCGGTACTGCCGCGACCCAGGGTTGCCCTGACAAAGACGGTGACGGCGTAGCCGACAAAGATGACCGTTGCCCAGACCAGGCCGGTACTGCCGCCATGCAGGGTTGCCCTGACGCAGACGGCGACGGTGTGGCAGATGACCAGGATCAGTGCCCAGACACGCCAGCCGGTGTGCAGGTAGGCCCAGACGGTTGCCCAGTAGACTCTGACGGTGACGGTGTGCCAGACAATGAGGATAACTGCCCAACTTCTCCGGGAACAGCCGAAACAAACGGATGCCCTGAATTAGACGAGGCAACGCAGCGCCTGCTGGAAGAGAAAGTACGCTTTGAGTTCGACCAGGCCCGTGTGCAGGATTCTTACAAACAACTGCTCGACAGCATTGTGGTTGCCCTGACCAACTATCCGGACCATGTGCTGCTCATCAAAGGCCACGCCGACTATATTGGCTCTGAAGAATACAACCAGGCGCTGTCTGAGCAGCGGGCAGAAGCGGTGAAGGAATACCTCATTGAGCAAGGCGTGCAGAACCCTGACCGTTTGGTGACAAAAGGTTATGGCGAGACACAGCCGCTGGTAGAGGTGAACGAGCGCCTGTCGCGCCGCAGAACTGCAGAAGCGCGAGCGCAGAACAGAAGGGTAGGGTTTGAATTGAACACACCTGATATGCAACTTGACCTCGAATAA
- a CDS encoding aminopeptidase P N-terminal domain-containing protein, which produces MKYSPIGQSLFKRNRRNFAGQLKPSSVAIFHSNDVMPTNADGTMPFRQGSDLFYLTGVDQEESILLLFPDAKDERMKEVLFVRETNDHILTWEGYKLTKEQAREVSGIESILWTHQFDQVLNSQLFEAEHIYLNTNEHLRAVVEVETRDARFVKRCQQRYPLHKYERSAPIMHQLRAVKSEQEVALIQQACDITEKAFRRLLGFIRPGVMEYEIEAEICHEFLRNRSRGPAYASIIASGGNACILHYVDNNQECEDGELVLMDFGAEYANYAADMTRTVPVSGKFTPRQRDIYNSVLTVMRAASQMLVPGNTLDQYHKFVGTLMENELIRLGLLNESDVRNQDPARPLYKKYFMHGTSHHLGLDVHDVGNRFRPFEAGMVFTCEPGIYIREESIGVRLENDFLVTPHGPRDLMKNIPIEADEIERLMQR; this is translated from the coding sequence ATGAAATACTCTCCGATCGGCCAGTCCCTTTTTAAGCGCAACCGCCGCAATTTTGCAGGCCAACTGAAGCCCTCCTCTGTCGCCATCTTCCACTCCAACGACGTGATGCCCACCAATGCCGATGGCACCATGCCTTTCCGGCAGGGCAGCGACCTGTTCTACCTCACGGGCGTGGACCAGGAGGAGAGCATCCTGCTGCTTTTCCCGGATGCGAAGGACGAGCGCATGAAGGAGGTGCTGTTTGTGCGCGAAACCAACGACCACATCCTGACCTGGGAGGGATATAAACTCACCAAAGAGCAGGCCCGGGAAGTGTCCGGTATCGAGAGCATCCTGTGGACGCACCAGTTTGACCAGGTGCTGAACAGCCAGCTCTTTGAGGCCGAGCATATATACCTGAACACAAACGAGCACCTGCGCGCCGTGGTGGAGGTAGAGACCCGCGACGCCCGCTTCGTGAAGCGGTGCCAGCAGCGCTACCCCCTGCACAAATACGAGCGCAGCGCGCCCATCATGCACCAACTGCGCGCGGTAAAGTCGGAGCAGGAGGTGGCGCTTATCCAACAGGCCTGCGACATCACGGAGAAAGCCTTTCGCCGCCTGCTGGGCTTCATCAGGCCCGGTGTGATGGAGTACGAGATAGAGGCGGAGATTTGCCACGAGTTCCTGCGCAACCGCTCCAGGGGGCCCGCCTATGCGTCCATCATCGCCTCCGGCGGCAACGCCTGCATCCTGCATTACGTGGACAACAACCAGGAATGTGAGGACGGCGAACTGGTGCTGATGGACTTCGGGGCAGAATACGCCAACTATGCCGCCGACATGACGCGTACGGTGCCGGTGAGCGGTAAATTCACGCCCCGCCAGCGCGACATATATAACTCGGTACTGACGGTGATGAGGGCAGCCTCGCAGATGCTGGTGCCGGGAAACACCCTCGACCAGTACCATAAGTTTGTGGGCACCCTGATGGAGAACGAGCTCATCAGGCTGGGGCTGCTGAACGAGAGCGACGTGCGCAACCAGGACCCTGCCAGGCCGCTCTATAAAAAGTATTTCATGCACGGCACCTCGCACCACTTGGGACTGGATGTGCATGACGTCGGCAACAGGTTCCGGCCGTTTGAGGCGGGCATGGTGTTCACCTGCGAGCCGGGCATCTATATCCGGGAGGAGAGCATCGGCGTCCGGCTGGAGAACGACTTCCTGGTGACGCCGCACGGCCCCCGCGACCTGATGAAAAACATCCCCATTGAAGCCGATGAGATAGAACGGCTCATGCAGCGGTAG
- the moeB gene encoding molybdopterin-synthase adenylyltransferase MoeB encodes MLSKEETARYNRQLILPELGVAGQQRLKEAKVLMIGAGGLGCPVLQYLAAAGVGTIGIADMDVVGESNLHRQILYTSADVGQPKAAVAARKLAQQNPFVQFEEHGGGITVANALELVQQYDVVIDGSDNFPTRYLVSDACTILKKPLVFGSIFKFEGQVTVFNYKDGPTYRCLFPEPPGANEVPNCAEIGVLGVLPGIIGTLQANEAIKVITGMGDVASGRLLLFNALALSFYSVKIPRSAMADQVTKLQPSYEIACAPEAPTDIVELSPEEYKKWLKNGREVQLLDVREPHEYEAFNIRGASVPLSTLEQKISGLQLAPEVVVHCQAGARSRKAIALLQPHFPEVRFYNLTGGLAAWDAE; translated from the coding sequence ATGTTAAGCAAAGAAGAGACAGCGCGCTACAACCGCCAGCTGATACTGCCGGAGTTAGGCGTGGCGGGCCAGCAGAGACTAAAAGAGGCGAAGGTGCTGATGATTGGCGCCGGGGGCCTGGGTTGCCCCGTGCTGCAGTATCTGGCAGCCGCTGGCGTGGGTACCATCGGCATCGCCGACATGGACGTGGTGGGCGAGAGCAACCTGCACCGGCAGATTTTATATACTTCCGCCGATGTGGGCCAGCCTAAGGCAGCCGTTGCCGCCCGGAAACTGGCGCAGCAGAATCCTTTTGTGCAGTTTGAGGAGCATGGCGGGGGGATTACGGTAGCCAACGCGCTGGAGCTGGTGCAACAGTACGACGTAGTCATCGACGGCTCCGACAATTTCCCGACGCGCTACCTCGTCAGCGATGCCTGCACTATCCTGAAGAAGCCGCTGGTGTTCGGCTCTATCTTTAAGTTCGAGGGGCAGGTGACGGTGTTTAACTACAAGGACGGCCCCACGTACCGCTGCCTTTTCCCGGAGCCGCCCGGTGCCAACGAAGTGCCCAACTGCGCCGAGATCGGGGTGCTGGGCGTGTTACCCGGCATTATTGGCACGCTGCAGGCCAACGAAGCGATAAAAGTGATAACCGGCATGGGCGACGTGGCTTCTGGCAGGTTGCTGCTGTTCAACGCCCTTGCCCTCAGCTTTTACTCCGTCAAGATCCCGCGCAGCGCCATGGCCGATCAGGTAACGAAGCTGCAACCCAGCTACGAAATAGCCTGCGCCCCCGAAGCTCCAACTGACATTGTGGAGTTGTCGCCGGAGGAATATAAGAAGTGGTTGAAAAACGGCAGAGAAGTGCAGTTGCTGGATGTACGGGAGCCGCACGAGTATGAGGCGTTCAACATTCGCGGGGCATCCGTCCCTTTGTCGACGCTGGAGCAGAAGATTTCCGGCTTGCAGCTGGCACCGGAGGTGGTGGTACACTGCCAGGCCGGGGCCCGCAGCCGGAAAGCCATCGCCCTGCTGCAGCCGCACTTTCCGGAGGTGAGGTTTTATAATTTAACCGGTGGCTTGGCAGCCTGGGATGCGGAGTAG
- a CDS encoding glycosyltransferase family 9 protein, with protein MNKILIIQTAFLGDVVLATALVEKLHAFYPDTHIDFLLRKGNEGLLKEHPLLRQVLIWNKQEGKYKSLWKLLRQIRAEQYDLVVNVQRFGATGFLTAFSGAKQTVGFEKNPFSRLFTRRYVHDVESGTHEVERNDLLIQSLTNAIPSRPKLYPSPMDFAKVEAWKKEPYICMAPTSVWFTKQYPQQQWVQLLNSLDPIYKVYLLGSPADKAHCEGIIAESENPRVENLCGQLNLLQSAALMRDAVLNYVNDSGPMHLASALNAPTCAIYCSTVPRFGFGPLADFAEVVEREEPLYCRPCGLHGYKACPQGHFKCARDIRNAQLLDVLQQAVAG; from the coding sequence ATGAACAAAATACTGATCATACAGACCGCTTTTCTGGGCGATGTGGTGCTGGCAACCGCGCTGGTGGAGAAACTGCATGCTTTTTACCCGGACACCCATATCGATTTCCTGCTGCGCAAAGGCAACGAGGGCCTGTTGAAAGAACACCCGCTGCTGCGCCAGGTGCTCATCTGGAACAAGCAGGAAGGCAAGTACAAAAGCCTCTGGAAACTGCTGCGGCAGATACGGGCCGAGCAGTACGATCTGGTGGTGAACGTGCAGCGCTTCGGGGCCACAGGTTTTCTCACCGCTTTTTCGGGGGCGAAGCAAACAGTCGGCTTTGAGAAGAACCCTTTCTCCCGCCTTTTCACCCGGCGCTATGTGCATGATGTGGAGTCGGGAACGCACGAGGTGGAGCGCAACGACCTGCTCATCCAGAGCCTGACTAACGCCATCCCGTCCAGGCCGAAGCTCTACCCCAGCCCGATGGATTTTGCCAAAGTGGAGGCATGGAAGAAGGAACCCTATATCTGCATGGCCCCAACGTCGGTGTGGTTCACGAAGCAGTACCCGCAGCAGCAGTGGGTGCAACTCCTCAACAGCCTGGACCCTATCTATAAAGTGTACCTGCTGGGCTCGCCTGCCGACAAAGCACACTGCGAGGGAATTATTGCGGAGAGTGAGAATCCGCGTGTGGAGAACCTGTGCGGGCAGCTGAACCTGCTGCAGTCGGCGGCGCTGATGCGCGATGCGGTGCTGAACTACGTGAACGACTCCGGCCCGATGCACCTGGCCTCGGCGCTGAACGCCCCCACCTGCGCCATCTATTGCTCCACGGTGCCGCGCTTCGGCTTCGGCCCGCTGGCTGACTTTGCTGAAGTGGTGGAGCGCGAGGAGCCGCTCTACTGCCGCCCCTGCGGCCTGCACGGCTACAAAGCCTGCCCCCAGGGCCACTTTAAGTGCGCCCGCGACATCCGCAACGCGCAACTGCTGGATGTGCTGCAACAGGCGGTGGCTGGGTGA
- a CDS encoding M16 family metallopeptidase, with amino-acid sequence MPDYHIHTLPNGIRIVHKQVLHTKIAHSGFILDIGSRDELPNQTGIAHFWEHMAFKGTEKRRSFHILNRLESVGGELNAYTTKEKICFYSSVLDKHFDKSFELLTDITFRSVFPEREIEKERGVILEEMAMYLDTPEDAIVDEFDAVVYDKHPLGNNILGTKESVSRFARQDFLDFLDRTLSTDSLLFCSVSNLPFEKVLKLAEKHLGDIPEIKKQRERVPFSSYMPKAITLEKPISQAHCVIGSPAYALSDDRRIPFFMLVNLLGGPGMNSRLNLAVREKHGLVYTIDANYATYIDTGLLTIYFGTEKKQLKRTTSLVLKELKKLREVPLGSLQLHTAKEQLMGQLAMAEESNMGLMMMIGKSILDQGHVDSLNDIFGQIKNITATDLTDIANDALREDQLSFLNYVPA; translated from the coding sequence ATGCCTGATTATCATATCCATACTTTACCCAACGGAATTCGCATTGTACACAAGCAGGTGCTGCACACCAAGATAGCCCACAGCGGGTTTATCCTGGACATCGGCAGCCGCGACGAGCTTCCCAACCAGACCGGCATCGCCCACTTCTGGGAGCACATGGCCTTCAAAGGCACCGAAAAGCGCAGGTCGTTCCATATCCTCAACAGGCTCGAGTCGGTGGGCGGCGAGCTGAACGCCTACACCACCAAAGAGAAAATCTGCTTCTACTCCTCGGTGCTGGACAAGCACTTCGACAAATCGTTTGAGCTGCTGACCGACATTACCTTCCGCTCGGTGTTTCCGGAGCGTGAAATCGAGAAAGAACGCGGCGTGATTCTGGAGGAAATGGCTATGTACCTCGACACGCCCGAAGATGCCATTGTGGATGAGTTTGATGCTGTGGTATATGACAAGCACCCGCTGGGCAACAACATCCTGGGCACCAAAGAGAGCGTGTCGCGCTTCGCCAGGCAGGACTTCCTCGATTTCCTGGACCGCACCCTCAGCACCGATTCGCTCCTGTTCTGCTCTGTCAGCAACCTGCCGTTCGAGAAGGTGCTGAAGCTGGCCGAAAAGCACCTCGGCGATATCCCGGAAATCAAGAAACAGCGGGAGCGCGTGCCGTTCAGCAGTTATATGCCCAAGGCGATTACCCTCGAAAAGCCAATCTCGCAGGCACATTGCGTAATCGGCTCCCCGGCCTACGCCCTCTCCGACGACCGCCGCATCCCTTTTTTCATGCTCGTGAACCTGCTGGGTGGCCCTGGCATGAATTCGCGCCTGAATTTGGCGGTGCGCGAAAAGCACGGTCTGGTCTATACGATTGACGCCAACTACGCCACCTATATAGACACCGGCCTGCTCACCATCTACTTCGGCACTGAGAAAAAGCAGCTGAAGCGCACGACATCATTGGTATTAAAAGAACTGAAAAAGCTGCGCGAGGTGCCACTTGGCTCACTGCAACTGCACACGGCCAAAGAGCAGTTGATGGGCCAACTGGCCATGGCCGAGGAAAGCAACATGGGCCTGATGATGATGATTGGCAAGAGCATCCTCGACCAGGGCCACGTGGACTCGCTGAACGACATCTTCGGCCAGATAAAAAACATCACCGCCACCGACCTGACGGACATCGCCAACGACGCCCTGCGCGAAGACCAGCTCAGCTTCCTGAATTATGTGCCTGCGTGA
- a CDS encoding O-methyltransferase has translation MDLIDEDLLHYAEEHTTPESALLHKINRETHLHVLRPRMLSGHQQGRLLSMFSKMLQPRQILEVGTYTGYSALCLAEGMQPGGKLHTIDINEELEERVRGYFAEAGLTDSIKYYIGNALEIIPSLEVTFDLVFIDADKINYAAYYDLVIDKVRPGGILIADNVLWSGKVLEKYRKKLDEDTKAVMDFNSKIQDDARVENILLPVRDGLLVVRKI, from the coding sequence ATGGACCTCATAGACGAAGACCTGCTGCACTATGCGGAGGAGCACACAACGCCGGAAAGCGCGCTGCTGCACAAGATAAACCGAGAAACGCACCTGCATGTGCTGCGGCCTCGGATGCTGTCGGGGCACCAGCAGGGACGCTTGCTGTCGATGTTTTCGAAGATGCTGCAGCCAAGGCAGATTCTGGAGGTCGGTACGTATACCGGCTACTCGGCCCTCTGCCTCGCCGAAGGGATGCAGCCGGGCGGCAAGCTCCACACCATCGACATAAACGAGGAACTGGAAGAGCGGGTGCGCGGCTATTTCGCGGAAGCTGGCCTCACAGACAGCATTAAATATTATATAGGCAACGCCCTGGAGATTATTCCCTCCCTTGAGGTTACGTTCGACCTGGTGTTCATCGACGCCGACAAAATCAATTACGCCGCCTACTACGACCTCGTGATTGACAAGGTGCGTCCCGGCGGTATCCTCATCGCCGACAATGTGCTCTGGAGCGGCAAGGTGCTGGAGAAGTACCGCAAAAAACTGGACGAGGACACGAAGGCCGTCATGGATTTCAACAGCAAAATACAGGACGACGCGCGCGTCGAAAACATCCTGCTGCCGGTGCGCGATGGTCTGCTGGTAGTACGGAAAATCTGA